One genomic region from Nymphaea colorata isolate Beijing-Zhang1983 chromosome 10, ASM883128v2, whole genome shotgun sequence encodes:
- the LOC116262510 gene encoding uncharacterized protein LOC116262510, with translation MAEPEYSNAKTSVWWDIENCQVPRGAEPHAIAQNISSALAFVGYRGPVSISAYGDTTRIPSTVQHALSSTGVALNHVPAGVKDASDKKILVDMLFWAVDNPAPANYLLISGDRDFSNALHQLRMRRYNILLAQPQNVSAPLVAAAKTVWLWTSLLAGGPALQNGSGPAMPNIPGELVQPINGHNADRPRIAFPENQQEKLYVRSEAEHTQDFSGGQKNYGTKATDRTKGKPSKRNPSQTNGPRSMNRENQSPQFGAQDAHASSNRLDLKTKMVKQQSKIPNQMTAQSDMMGLNSSSQFTSQQRSSSSSGLHPSTSSSSLLPEFGPPPQPMQLKTSCSAPPIFSYPGPSQNSGNIPRNFHPQYSQPVGPSNLMPMPHSFSVGNPYPPTSCAPSPYPYHSRYDGPRHPPGPIPEMPNIGKLNISDHQVSTQNTPVSHLNGEANVKVNFEASTLQKDFTQQRIAHPHNGKTFQHDSMHSKQMPSGSESQASAPVQAQSTETVLYHIGVLLRVMQTLKNDKMMPSETNIADCIRYGDSSNPNFDLRLALDSAIERKILVVHSPGGPFQIYLPKNDTLWKCINPLDTSIKHPKETWDGLSKYLASLEGRSAIMASQSRYHAATILKKSCLKHLVIGEILQLLNAAITLRHWIVPRHSGWQPLQFNLAESDKDSDSKSIPDDRQSFLY, from the exons ATGGCGGAACCTGAGTATTCGAACGCGAAGACGTCGGTGTGGTGGGATATAGAGAACTGCCAGGTGCCGAGGGGGGCAGAACCCCACGCCATTGCTCAGAACATAAGCTCCGCCCTCGCTTTCGTTGGCTACAGAGGACCCGTTTCCATCTCCGCTTACGGCGACACCACCCGCATCCCCTCCACCGTCCAACACGCCCTCTCCAGCACCGGCGTCGCCCTCAACCACGTCCCCGCCG GTGTTAAAGATGCAAGCGACAAAAAAATTCTTGTGGATATGCTGTTCTGGGCAGTGGATAATCCTGCCCCTGCAAATTATCTGTTGATTTCTGGAGACCGGGACTTCTCTAATGCACTCCACCAATTACGCATGAGGAGATATAATATCCTACTAGCGCAGCCTCAAAATGTTTCTGCTCCCCTTGTTGCTGCTGCAAAGACTGTCTGGTTATGGACAAGCTTGTTGGCTGGAGGTCCAGCATTGCAAAATGGTTCAGGACCAGCAATGCCTAATATTCCAGGCGAACTAGTACAACCGATTAATGGACATAATGCGGACAGACCCAGGATTGCATTTCCTGAAAATCAGCAAGAAAAGCTGTACGTGCGTTCAGAAGCTGAACATACACAGGATTTCTCAGGGGGCCAGAAGAACTATGGTACTAAGGCTACTGATAGGACTAAAGGGAAACCGTCCAAAAGAAACCCAAGTCAAACGAATGGTCCAAGAAGTATGAACCGAGAAAATCAGTCACCCCAATTTGGAGCTCAAGATGCACATGCTAGCTCTAACAGATTGGACCTGAAGACAAAAATGGTCAAACAGCAAAGTAAAATTCCTAACCAAATGACTGCACAGTCTGATATGATGGGATTAAATTCTTCTAGCCAGTTCACATCCCAGCAGAGAAGTTCTTCTAGTAGTGGTTTGCATCCTTCGACATCATCCTCTTCATTGCTTCCTGAATTTGGACCTCCACCTCAACCTATGCAGCTTAAAACATCTTGTAGTGCTCCACCGATATTTTCTTATCCTGGTCCATCGCAGAACAGTGGAAATATTCCTCGTAATTTTCATCCTCAATATTCTCAACCTGTTGGACCCAGTAACTTGATGCCTATGCCACACTCATTCTCAGTGGGAAACCCTTACCCACCTACTTCATGTGCACCAAGCCCATATCCTTATCATTCAAGATACGATGGGCCTCGTCATCCTCCAGGACCTATTCCAGAGATGCCAAACATCGGAAAGTTAAATATTTCCGACCATCAGGTTAGCACACAGAATACTCCAGTTTCTCACCTGAATGGAGAAGCTAATGTAAAAGTTAATTTTGAGGCATCTACGCTTCAAAAGGATTTTACACAGCAACGAATCGCTCATCCACATAATGGGAAAACTTTTCAGCATGACAGCATGCATAGCAAGCAGATGCCTTCTGGTTCTGAATCACAGGCTTCGGCTCCAGTTCAGGCACAGTCTACTGAAACAGTACTTTATCATATAGGTGTTCTTTTGCGTGTGATGCAGACActgaagaatgacaaaatgatgCCTTCAGAAACTAATATTGCAGATTGCATTCGATATGGAGATTCAAGTAATCCTAATTTTGATTTGCGTTTGGCCTTGGATAGTGccattgagagaaaaatattggtAGTCCATAGCCCTGGAGGACCTTTCCAAATTTATCTTCCAAAAAATGATACATTGTGGAAATGCATCAATCCACTAGATACTAGCATAAAACATCCCAAAGAAACATGGGATGGGCTATCAAAGTATTTGGCTTCTCTTGAAGGTCGTTCAGCAATTATGGCTTCCCAAAGCAG GTATCATGCTGCAACTATACTAAAGAAATCATGTTTAAAGCATCTTGTCATCGGTGAAATACTTCAGTTGTTGAATGCAGCAATAACTTTGAGACATTGGATAGTGCCCCGTCACTCAGGCTGGCAACCACTGCAGTTCAACCTAGCAGAATCTGACAAAGATTCAGATTCTAAATCTATTCCTGATGACAGGCAATCGTTTCTTTACTGA